Proteins co-encoded in one Papaver somniferum cultivar HN1 chromosome 5, ASM357369v1, whole genome shotgun sequence genomic window:
- the LOC113279853 gene encoding crocetin glucosyltransferase 3-like, with amino-acid sequence MNTLQQQQDDGHIIMFPYMAQGHITRFLALARFISQRKPNIKITFVSTPLNVRRLQSALTSDKNIHLAELPFSSADHGLPADSYNTNSLPPHLILTLLYASESLKPLFDNPVTQIIATEKRVPSCIIGDTLYGWVHETAKRVGTFHFAFTCGAYGSAMFISTCLHLPHRRDDNSNDLIEEFQVPKVPGTCRLSQLPVYLREANKETPHVKYFQKQGFNSKMMQEELGVSVQLANGNEGQVSSEEVQKVIEQVMDSSEGEEMRRKAMVIAEKISAAMREDEGSHLKGSSVRSIDNFLATVTTKKVLE; translated from the coding sequence ATGAATACCCTACAACAGCAACAAGATGATGGTCACATAATAATGTTTCCGTACATGGCACAAGGTCATATCACTCGGTTTTTAGCATTAGCAAGGTTCATCTCTCAAAGAAAACCAAACATCAAAATCACATTTGTAAGCACTCCTCTTAACGTAAGGCGCCTTCAATCAGCATTAACTTCAGACAAGAACATTCATTTAGCTGAGCTTCCTTTCTCAAGTGCTGATCATGGGCTACCAGCTGATTCTTACAACACCAACTCTTTACCACCTCATCTTATCTTAACACTCCTATACGCATCAGAATCTCTAAAACCTTTATTCGACAATCCAGTAACCCAAATCATAGCAACTGAAAAACGTGTCCCTAGTTGTATCATAGGTGATACTTTGTACGGCTGGGTACATGAGACTGCCAAACGTGTCGGGACGTTTCATTTTGCATTCACTTGTGGTGCTTATGGATCAGCTATGTTTATCTCAACCTGTTTACATCTCCCACATCGCAGGGATGATAATTCCAATGATCTTATCGAAGAGTTTCAGGTACCCAAGGTACCCGGCACATGTCGGCTATCTCAGCTTCCGGTGTATCTAAGAGAAGCAAATAAAGAAACCCCGCATGTTAAATATTTCCAGAAACAGGGTTTTAACTCAAAGATGATGCAAGAAGAACTGGGGGTTTCTGTGCAATTGGCTAATGGAAATGAAGGTCAAGTATCGAGTGAAGAAGTGCAGAAAGTAATTGAGCAAGTAATGGATAGTAGTGAAGGAGAAGAAATGAGGAGGAAGGCAATGGTGATTGCAGAGAAAATTAGTGCTGCAATGAGAGAAGATGAAGGCAGTCACCTTAAAGGGTCCTCAgttagatcaattgataatttcCTTGCAACTGTAACTACTAAAAAAGTACTCGAATAA